In Candidatus Hadarchaeales archaeon, the genomic stretch TATGGAGAGATATGCAAAGAAGCTGGCACCATCGTCAGGAACGTGGAAGTCTTCGGTATGTCCCCCGTCCAAGCCATCATGGATGTGGCCGAAACCACACCTTCCGAAAAATTCAAGGAATTCCTCAAAACCCTCTCCACGGTGGTGGAAACCGGGACCAGCCTTAGCGATTTCCTCGCCTCCCGCTGTGAAAAGGCCTACTTCGAAGCCAAGGATGCCCAACTCAAGTCTTTCGAGACAGTGGCCATCATAGCGGAGATTTCCACCATCACCATAGGCCTTCTTCCCTTCCTCCTACTGGTTACCCTTCTCCCCCTCCAGATGATGAGTCCCATTCCCTCCATCGTCCTTTACGCCACGGTATACTTGGCCATCCCCTTGGGTTCTGCCCTTTTCATTTTCCTCCTTTCCCAGTACTCACCCTGGGAGGCCAAGCATCCTCCAAAGACCCCAGGAGTTAGAGGTTTGGGAAGGAGGGGAAGCTTCTGGATGGAGACTCCAAGGAGGCTCTTCTCCTTCCTCAAAACCCTTCCAGAAGACCCCATAAGGGTTTTCTACCTTTCCCTCCCTGCCGCCCTTTTCTTTTCCCTCCTGAGGTTCATGGGTTTTCTGAACTTGGAAACAGGATTGGGCCTCGAACCCAAGCCCGAAACCACTTTCGTGCTTTCGCTCGTGATCGCCCTCCTTCCCTTCATCATCCTCCATGAACTGAGGGAGAGAAGGCTGGAGAAGATCATCACCATCACCCCCGATTACCTCTCCTCCTTGGCCGCTGCCGTCTCTTCCGGCCTGCCTCCAGCCAAAGCCATCAGAACCCTCCCACCCGAACGCTTCGGCGCTTTGGCTCCCGAGTTGGCCAAGGTGAAGAGGGATATAGAGTGGGGAAGTTCGGCCTCTCAGGCCCTTTCCGAAATGGAGAGGAGGATCAAGAGCGGGCTCCTCATGAGAGTGATTTCGGTCATGAACGTCGCCAGCGCCGCCACTAGCAACATAGGCGATGTGTTAAACGTGCTCGCCAAGGATGTTTCGACGGAGGTTCTCCTGAAGAGGGAGCGCAGGGCGCAAACCTTCACCTATGTCCTGATAGCCTACATGATCTTCGCCGTTTTCACCATCACGGCCGTCGGAATGGTGGTGGTTTTTGTTCCGGCCCTTCCCACCCAGAACATAGAAATGCCAGGCGGGATGGGGATAGGGATCAGCCCCATCAACCCGGAGCTGGTGAAAACCCTCTTCTATCATGCCGTACTGATACAAGGATTTGCATTGGGCATCCTGGCTGGACAGTTCAGGACCGGTAGGATAAGGGATGGACTCAAACATTCCCTTCTCATGTGCGTGATGGGCTGGCTTATCTTCACGGGAGCAGAACTCCTGCCCCTTTCTTCCTTCCTGAAACTTCCCACCGTTCCCACTCCGAGGTGAATCATTACCGAAAAGCATAAAAGGAAGATGTTTCATTTCCAATATGAGCTATCGAGTTCTAGGTGATAATCATGGCAACTAAGCCCATCCTCATCCTGCCGGAGGGTGCGACGAGGCTGGTGGGAAGGGATGCTAAGCGCATGAACATCGCTGCAGCCAAGATAGTGGCTGAAGCCGTGAGGACCACCCTCGGTCCCAGGGGAATGGATAAGATGATGGTCGATACCCTGGGAGATGTCACGGTCACCAACGATGGTGTCACCATCTTGAAGGAAATGGATGTGGAGCATCCAGCCGCCAAGATGATGGTGGAAGTGGCCAAAACCATGGATGAAGAGGTGAAGGATGGAACCACCACGGCGGTGGTGTTGGCCGGAGCCCTCCTTCACCAGGCCGAAAGACTTTTGGATCAGGGCATTCATCCCATGATCATCGTTACCGGTTATAGGATGGCCGCCGATAAGGCCAAGGAAATCTTGGAGGAGTTGGCCGAACAGACTTCCATCGATGACACCGAAACCCTACGCAAGATCGCCATGACCTCCATGACGGGGAAGAAGTCGGAGGGAGCCAGGGAAAAGCTGGCCGACCTGGCCGTGGAGGCCATCAGGAGGATTGCCGATAAGACCGATGGAAAGTACAGGGTTGATCTCGACTACGTGGGAATAGAGAAAAAGGCTGGAGGAAGCATGGAAGATTCCCAACTCGTGAATGGTCTCATTTTGGACAAGGAAAGGGTTCACCCGGGCATGCCTGAAGTGGTGAAGAATGCGAAAATCGCCCTCCTCGATTTGCCCTTGGAGATAAAGAAGACGGAGACCGATGCCGAAATAAGGGTTACCAGGCCGGAAC encodes the following:
- a CDS encoding type II secretion system F family protein, whose translation is MFPTQFLLRRIKRERIEEVRLALRRARIPRSAREFLEETINFSLLLFLAIFLLVLFLGIRYGIPYSPLLAFLSGAGAGYGLYRLFLLNLDHTGKARSKEIEARLPHAIAFMLAMSKGGMGIIRIFKELSKRKDDYGEICKEAGTIVRNVEVFGMSPVQAIMDVAETTPSEKFKEFLKTLSTVVETGTSLSDFLASRCEKAYFEAKDAQLKSFETVAIIAEISTITIGLLPFLLLVTLLPLQMMSPIPSIVLYATVYLAIPLGSALFIFLLSQYSPWEAKHPPKTPGVRGLGRRGSFWMETPRRLFSFLKTLPEDPIRVFYLSLPAALFFSLLRFMGFLNLETGLGLEPKPETTFVLSLVIALLPFIILHELRERRLEKIITITPDYLSSLAAAVSSGLPPAKAIRTLPPERFGALAPELAKVKRDIEWGSSASQALSEMERRIKSGLLMRVISVMNVASAATSNIGDVLNVLAKDVSTEVLLKRERRAQTFTYVLIAYMIFAVFTITAVGMVVVFVPALPTQNIEMPGGMGIGISPINPELVKTLFYHAVLIQGFALGILAGQFRTGRIRDGLKHSLLMCVMGWLIFTGAELLPLSSFLKLPTVPTPR